The genomic region TCCCGGTCCGGTGATAGGCGCAAGAAAGGGAGGATTTCCCTTTCCATGACAAAAGTTGAATGTGATGAAAAGAATCGTCGGAAAGGCGATTTGGACGAACTTGGTTTTGAGTTTCATGTTTCCCTCCGCTTCGTACGGTTCGGAAAACAGGTTTCTCGTTTTGAAAATTAGGGGTTTTTATTCTTTTTTTTGCAGTTGTCCCAGAATTTTTTCCGCAAGATTCTCTCCGATTCCGGGAACCGCCAGAAGTTCTTCCTTGGTTGCTTCTTCGATTTTCTTTTCACCCGAGAAATGTTGGAGCAACAACTTGCTCCGTTTGAATCCGATATCGGGAACGTCCTGAATCAACGCGCGCATCGTTTCCTTATTTCTGCGGGACCTGTGATGTGTGACTCCGAATCTATGCGCCTCGTCTCTCAGATGACGCAGAAGTTTCATTCCCGGAGAATTCATATCGAAAATAAACGGTTCGCTGTCTCCTGGGAAATAAATTTCCTCTCGTTTTTTGGCGAGACCCACCATTGGAATTCCTTCCGCGCCGGCTTCCACCGCCGCCTCGCAGGCCTTGGTCAACTGGGTCGGTCCTCCGTCGATCACGATGAGATCGGGGAACACACCTTCTTCGTTGATGATTCTTTGCAGACGTCTTGAAATCACTTCGTGGATCATTCCGGGATCGTTGATCCCATCGTACCCGCGCATATTGTATTTTCTATAACCTTGTTTGAAAGGTTTTCCTTCGACGAACATAACGCCGCTTGCAACCGGTTGAGAACCTTGAAAGTGACTGATATCGTAACATTCTATGATATGAGGAGGTCGTTCCAAGGAGAACATCTCTTGGATTTCTTTTAAGGAAGCGGTTTGATCCTTGTAATGAGTCGCGAGCATTCTTTCCGTAAGACCGAGCTCCGCGTTTTTTTCCGCGATCTTTAAAAGAGAACGTTTATCACCCGAACGAGGAGATTTGAGTTTGGGTCGAAAGCCCGTTTTTTCCTGAAGAACATCCATGACGGCGGAAACCTCGTCTTGAATATCCGTGGGAACAAAAATCGAAGGAGGAACCAGGGCCGCGTTCAAATAATAATCACGGAAGAATGCTCCGAGAATTTCGGAATCTTCCGCGTCTAAAACGCCCTGAATCGGGAACGATTTTTTCGTTTCGAGTCTTCCGCCCCGAACCTCCAAAAGAATCACCTGCCCCTCGTCTTGTTTTCTCGCAAATCCAATGACGTCTTCGTCTCCGCCTTCTGTGCTGACGACCGTTTGTTTTTCTCGGAAGTTGTTGATTCGTTGGAGCATGTCCCGATAACGAGCGGCCTTTTCGAAATCCATTCGATCGGATGCGTTCGACATTTTGATCGTCAAGTCGCTCGCAAGAGATTCTTTTCTTCCTTCCAAAAACTGAATCACTTGGTCCACGATCATTCTATAATCTTCCACGGGAATCGTTCCCTGGCAAGGACCGAGACAACGACCCATATCGAAATTCAAACAAGGTCTTCTGGGTTTCGGCAAAGGAAGAACCTGTCTCGTTTTGCGGATCGGAAAAATTCTTAAGATGATGTCTAACGTTTCTCTTGTGGATTTAACGTCCGAGTACGGACCGAAGTAACGATCCCCGTTGTCCTTTAGTTTTCTCGTGATATAAACCATAGGAAACGGTTCGGAAAGCGAAACGCAGATATACGGATATTTTTTATCGTCCTTGAGACGAACGTTAAAACGCGGATTGTGTTTTTTGATCAGAGTCGCTTCTAAGATCAACGCTTCCTTTTCGGTTCTCGTGGCGATCCAATCGAGATCGAAAATTTCACGCTGAAGCGCGCGGGTTTTTACGTCGGGATGATTTTCTTTGAGATAATTGCGGACCCGTTTGTCGAGATTCTTCGCCTTTCCTACGTATAAAACCTCGCCTTTTCTGGATTTCCAAAGATAAC from Leptospira kmetyi serovar Malaysia str. Bejo-Iso9 harbors:
- the uvrC gene encoding excinuclease ABC subunit UvrC, with the protein product MPEILNHTLILEKIKNLGSAPGCYLWKSRKGEVLYVGKAKNLDKRVRNYLKENHPDVKTRALQREIFDLDWIATRTEKEALILEATLIKKHNPRFNVRLKDDKKYPYICVSLSEPFPMVYITRKLKDNGDRYFGPYSDVKSTRETLDIILRIFPIRKTRQVLPLPKPRRPCLNFDMGRCLGPCQGTIPVEDYRMIVDQVIQFLEGRKESLASDLTIKMSNASDRMDFEKAARYRDMLQRINNFREKQTVVSTEGGDEDVIGFARKQDEGQVILLEVRGGRLETKKSFPIQGVLDAEDSEILGAFFRDYYLNAALVPPSIFVPTDIQDEVSAVMDVLQEKTGFRPKLKSPRSGDKRSLLKIAEKNAELGLTERMLATHYKDQTASLKEIQEMFSLERPPHIIECYDISHFQGSQPVASGVMFVEGKPFKQGYRKYNMRGYDGINDPGMIHEVISRRLQRIINEEGVFPDLIVIDGGPTQLTKACEAAVEAGAEGIPMVGLAKKREEIYFPGDSEPFIFDMNSPGMKLLRHLRDEAHRFGVTHHRSRRNKETMRALIQDVPDIGFKRSKLLLQHFSGEKKIEEATKEELLAVPGIGENLAEKILGQLQKKE